CAATGTGTCGCGAAGTGTGAAGGCGACCTCCAGTGCCGGATGGTCTGCCAGCTGGCGCAGCGGGACTGCACCATGAAGTGCGACCGCAGCTGCTGACCGGGACACCGTGAGACGACCCGGGCGTGCCGGCCAGGCCCGTCATGCCCGTTCGGCACCGGGCCGGCGCCTGCCCGGCTGGAGGTAGAGCGGCCCCACGCCCCGTGTGAGCCGGACGCGGACGGGGCCTGTCCGTCATCCGGCTCCCGGTCCACAGGCCCCTCACGAATAAATTGACTCTCCGGCCCAGCCGTCCTGTCCTGCTGGCATGTTCCGCCGAGCCTGGCTTCCGACCCTCTTCCTCGTGCTCGCCCTCGCGGGCTGCTCCCGCTGCGGCAAGGAGGCCGGCCCCGGTGGGCCTGGCACCAGCGCCGCGGGCCCCGCCCGCTACCTGCCTCGCGATGCACAGGCCGCCGTGGTCATCAATGACCTGGGCGCGCTCGGAGAGAAGCTGGCCCGCTTCCAGAACCTCAAGGTGGCCTCGTTCGCCGCCCAGCTCCAGAACTTCTCCTCCGCGGAGGGCTACGTCAGCGCGGTGATGAAGCAGGTGGGCGTGGACCTGCGCAGCCGCCAGGCGCTGGAGGCCGCCGGCATCGCCCCCGAGCGCGGCGCGGGCGCGGCCTTCCTCGGCGGCAACCGGGCCGTCTCCATCGTCGGCACCAAGGACGCCGACAAGCTGCAGGAGACCTTCGGCAACTTCGCGCGCACCCGCCTGGGCGCGTCGGAGCAGAAGAAGACCTCGGTGGACGGCGGCAACCTCGTCACCTTCAGCCGCCCCGGCGCCACCGAGCCCGCGCTGGGCATCCTCTTCCTCAAGGGCACCGACTACGCCCTGCTGGGCGCCGGCGCGTCGGTGGCCAGCCTGGGCACGCTGGCCACCCAGCCCGTGGAGAAGTCGCTCGCGAGCGAGCCCGTGCTGAACGCGTCGCTCCAGCGGCTCCCCTCCGAGCGCGACTTCCACGTGTGGCTGCCCGGCGGCACCGGCGCCTTCATCCCCGCCGGCAGCGTGCAGGGCCTCACCCTCACGGGCCGCATCGAGGAGCGCGCGGTGACGGTGCACGCGGACGCGCCGTGGCCGGACACGCAGGCGTCGCTGGCGGCGCTGGAGCCGGTGAAGGCGGGCGCCAACCTCCTGGGGGCGCTGCCCGTGGACAGCTTCCTGGTGGCCCGCTTCAGCGGTGACCCGTCCCACCTGGACGGCGCCTGGCCCTACCTCGCGGGCGGCTACATCACCCGCGCGGTGCAGAAGAGCGGGCTCGACATGAAGGCGGAGGTGCTCGACAACCTCAAGCCCGGCATGGTGCTGGGCATGTCGCTGTCGCCCACGGTGCAGCTGGGCGCCGGCATGCCCGCGCTCGATTTGCGCCGCACCAACCCCTTCCGCTTCGTGCACCTCGTCGCGCTGGCGGACACGGAGGACGCCGCGAAGACGCAGGCCACGCTGGAGAAGCTGCCCGCCATCGCCGGCGACTTCGGCGCCAAGGTGGAGCCCGCCGACCTCGCGGGCCAGCGCGTCTACCTCACGTCCTACCGGGCAGGGGAGGGCGCCCACTTCGCGCTCGGCCCCAACGGGCGGCTGGTGGTGGCGGCGCCCAAGGCCCAGCTGGAGGCCACGCTGGCCTCGCTCGCGAAGCCGGCCGGTGGCGACGGCCCGGTGGCCGAGGACCTGAAGGACGCCGGCAAGGACGCGGCCTTCAGCGTGGTGCTGGACCTGAAGCGCCTGTCGGACGCGGTGAAGAACCTGCCCTCCGAGGCCTGGGGCATCGGCGGCTTCGCCATCAAGGCCACCACCGTGCGCTGGCTGGAGGCCACCGACGACCTGCGCGCGGTGACGCTGGCCGTGTCCCGCAAGGACAAGGCCCTGCAGGCGGAGATGTCCCTGCGCCTGACTCCGGCCGCGCCGGGCTCCACCACCACCCAGCCGGCCACGCCTTGATTCACGCGCGCGACATCGTGAAGGAGTACGTGGACGGGGATGGCACCCTGGTGCGCGTGCTCGACGGCATGTCCCTCGAGGTGGCGGACGGGGACTTCGTCGCGGTGGTGGGCCCGTCCGGCAGCGGCAAGTCCACGCTGCTGCACCTGCTGGGCGGACTGGACGTGCACTACAAGGGCGAGGTGGAGGTGGGCGGGGTGAAGCTCGGCAGCCTCGACGACAAGGCCCTGGCCCGCTTCCGCAACACCCACGTCGGCTTCGTCTTCCAGTCCTTCCACCTCATCCCCAACCTCTCCGCGCTGGAGAACGTCCTGCTGCCGTCGCACTTCGGCGCGCCGCAGGCGGACGCCCGCAAGCGCGCGGAGGCCATGCTGGAGCGCGTGGGCCTGGGCGCGAAGAAGGACCGCGCCCCGGTGCGCCTGTCCGGCGGCGAGCGCCAGCGCGTGGCCATCGCCCGCGCCCTCTACGGCGGGCCGAAGCTGCTCTTGTGCGACGAGCCCACCGGCAACCTGGACTCGGCCACCGGCGACGGCGTCATCCAGCTCTTCAAGGAGCTGCACCGCGAGGGCCTCACCGTGCTGGCCGTCACCCACGAGGAGCGCATGAGCGCCGCGGCCCGGCGGGTGCTGCGGCTCAAGGAGGGCCGGCTCGTGGAGGAGCGCGCCGACCTGCACCTGGCCACCCGAGGTGCCCCATGAGGCTGGACGCGCTGGCCCGCCTGGTGCGGCTGAGCCTCGCCCGCGAGCGCAAGGGCGCCTTCTTCTCCGCCTTCGGCGTGGCCATGGGCGTGGGCGCGCTCGTCTTCTTCCTGGGCCTGGGCCTGGGCGTGGGCCGCGTCATCCGCGAGAAGATATTTCCCACCGACGCGCGGCTGGTGGACGTGGTGCCCTCGGCGGTGTCGCTGGGCTCGCTGCTGGGCGGCGGCAAGCTGGACGCGGCCACCGTGGAGCGGCTGGCGGCGCTGCCCGGCGTGGAGGCCACCTACCGGAAGATGAACGTGCGTGTGCCGGCCGTCACCCGCTACGACGGCGTCTTCTTCGGCACCAAGCTGCGCATGGGCCTGGAGGTGCTCGCCGTGGGCGTGGAGCCCGGGCTGGTGAAGGGCGACGTGCAGCTGGGCGAGTTCAAGGACGGGGGCGAGGGCCAGCCCATCCCCGCGCTCATCTCCACGCGCCTCCTGGAGCTGTACAACAAGACGTTCGCCCCGGCGCGCAAGCTGCCGCAGCTGTCCGCGAGCATGCTGGTCGGCTTCGGCTTCCCTGTGGAGTTCAACCGCTCCTACGTGGCGGCCTCCGCGTCCGGGCCCACGCGCATGGCGCAGACGCAGGTGGTGGGCGCGTCGGACCGGGCCATGTTCGCCGGCATCACCATCCCCCTGGAGGCGGCGGTGCGCATCAACCGCGAGTCCGGCGTGGACGCGGACAGCTACTCGGGCGTCACCCTGGTGGCGAAGGACCCGTCCCAGGTGCCCGCCCTCATCGACGCGGTGAAGGGCATGGGGCTGGAGATAGACGACCAGGAGCGCCGCATGGCGGAGAACACGGGCGCGGCCGTGGCCCTCATCACCGCCGCGCTGGCGCTGCTGTCCATCCTCATCTGCCTGCTGGCGGCGGTGAACATCGCCCATGCGCTGTCGGCCTCCGTGCGCGCCCGCGCCAAGGAGATTGGCGTCATGCAGGCGGTGGGCGCCTCGCGCTCGGACGTGCGCGGCATCGTCCTGGCCGAGGCCGCCGTGGTGGGCCTGGCCGGAGGCGCCGCCGGCACCGCCATTGCCCTGCTCATGGCCTTCGGGGTGAACCGGCTGGCCACCGGCTACCTGCCCAACTTCCCCTACAAGCCCGACAGCTTCTTCTCCTTCCCCTGGCCGGTGGTGGTCGGGGGCGTGCTGCTGGGTCTCTTCGCCGCGCTCGTCGGCGCCTACTTCCCCAGCCGCCGCGCCGCCGCCACCGACCCGGCGCGCACGCTCGCCGGATGACACTCCCTTCGCGAAAGGCCCTGCTCGGCAACGCGTTCTGCCTGGTGGCCCTGGGGTGGATCTACGGCGGCGACCTGGCCGACGCCGTGCGCGCCCGGAGCGCGGAGGTGGCCGCCTTCACCCTGCTGCCCTCGCCGGTGCTGCCGGCGGTGGTGCTCGCGCTGACGGCGCTGGGCACGCTGGTCGTCGCCGCCGGCCTGGCGCGGGGGCGGGTGGACGACTTCAAGGGGTACCGGCTGCTGCCCATCCTGCTGGTGGGCGCGCTCTTCGTGGACCTGGTGCTGGCGGAGAGCCGCGTGCCCCTGGCCTCGGTGGACATCGCCTCCATGTCCCTGCAGCGCTTCCACCAGCTCGCGCAGGAGCTGACCACCGAGCAGGCCGTGCCGGACGACCCGCGGGTGCTCCAGCCGCTGCTGGAGGAGCTGGGCAGGCCCCCCTACCTCGTGCGTGGGGAGCCGCTGCAGAGCTGGACGCTCCAGGTGCGCAAGGACTGCGAGGGCCCGGTGCGCGAGGCCCCGGGTGTCCGCCCCGGGACAGTGCTGTACTGCGTCGCGCCCGAGCGCAAGGGCGCCTGGGTGACGGCGGTGGGGCTCCCCGGGGAGCAGCGCTTCGGCGACCCCGCCGTGGTGTCCGTCGGGGGCGAGACGCGCTTCCTGCTGGTGCGGCCCGTGCCTCCCGACGAGGACGCCCCGGGCGGGGCGTTCCGTGACAACCCGGTGTCACCGGAGCCGGTGCCTCCGGAGCCGGTGCCTCCGGCGGCCGCGCCCCCCGACGCGGGCACCTCGAGTGTCCAGCCCTGAGCGCCGGAGCCTCGCCCACGGCCCGCGCCTGCCTGCCTGCCCTTCTTCGGGAGGGGCTTCCGTGTGGTTGACCCTGCGGAGCCGCGATCGCTAGGCTCCTGATGAACGGACCCTCCCCCACGTGACGACCACTCAACCGAAGCGGCAGCCCATTCCCTTTGGGAAGTACCTCCTTCTGGACCGCATCAACATCGGCGGCATGGCGGAGGTGTGGCGCGGGAAGCAGTTCGGCGCGAGCGGCTTCGAGCGGCTCGTGGCCATCAAGCGCATCCTGCCCAACATCGCGGAGGACGAAGAGTTCATCTCGATGTTCATCGACGAGGCGAAGATCAGCGTCCAGCTGACCCACGCCAACATCGCGTCGATCTACGAGCTGGGGCAGATCGCGAGCAGCTACTTCATCTCGATGGAGTACATCCCCGGCAAGGACATGCGGGCCATCTTCGACCGGTGCCGGAAGAAGGGCGAGCCCGCGCCGGTGCCGCTGGTGGCCTTCTGCGTGTCCAAGATGTGCGAGGGCCTGGACTACGCCCACCGGAAGAAGGACGGGATGGGGCGGGACATGAACATCGTCCACCGCGACATCTCGCCGCAGAACATCCTCATCTCCTTCGAGGGGGAGGTGAAGGTCATCGACTTCGGCATCGCCAAGGCGGCGGGCAAGGCCACCAAGACGCAGGCCGGCATCCTCAAGGGCAAGTTCGGCTACATGAGCCCGGAGCAGATCCGCGGCCTGCCGTTGGACCGGCGCTCGGACGTGTTCGCCATCGGCGTGTGCCTCTACGAGATGCTGACCGGTGAGCGCCTGTTCGTGGGCGACAGCGACTTCAGCGTGCTGGAGAAGGTCCGCAAGGCGGAGGTGCCGCCGCCCTCCACGTACAACCGCCGCATCCCGGAGGCGCTGGAGAAGATCGTCCTCAAGGCCCTGGCCAAGGACGTGGACGAGCGCTACCAGTACGCCAGCGAGCTGGGCGACGACCTGCAGCGCTACCTCATCACCAGCGAGACCATCTTCGGCCGCAAGGACCTCATGCAGTACATGAAGTCCACGTTCGCCGAGGAGGTGGAGCGCGAGAAGCAGCGCCTGTCGGAGTACGCGGACATCAAGCCGCCCGACGGGATGCTGGCCGCGCTGGAGGCGGCCTCCTTCAACAGCATGCCGGGGCAGCCCTCCGCGGCTGCGCTGGCCGCCGCACAGGCCGCCGCGCAGCAGGCCGCCGCGCAGCCTCCGGTGGCCGTGCCCGTGGTGCAGCCGATGGCCCCGCTGCCGGCCCGCGCCACCGCGTCGCTTCCGCCCGTGTCCGCCGGAGGGGTGCGCCGCTCGCCCACGCTGGCCGCGCTGCCGAAGCTGACGGCCGCCACCGCCGCCCCCGCGCCCAAGGAGGACGAGGTCCAGGCCACGCAGCTGGTGTCCAGCGACCACGTCTTCGACGACAGCCCGGAGCCCACCACGCAGCCGGGCGCCGCCATCGGCCGCGCCGTCACGCCGCTGGAGTCGAAGGCCGTCCAGCCGGAGGGCGAGGACGAGGAGCCCATCACCGGCAAGACGTCGGTCATCGGGCCTCCGGCCTCCTCGCAGCTGCCGTCGGCCCCGCGCCTGTCCCAGGCGAACATGCCGGTGACGGTGCCGCCGCCTTCGCTGTCGCCCGCCATGCCTGGCCGCGCGTCCGTGTCCATGCCCACGCTGTCACCGGTGGACGCCTCGCCGCCCACGCTGCGTCCCGGCGGCCGGGGCAGCCAGGGTGGAGACGGCCTGCCGCGCATCGCGCGGGATGCGCCTTTGGACGTGTCCCCGGGCCATTCGCGCACGTCGCAGCCTCCTTCGGTGGCCTCCAGCCGCAACGCGCCGCAGATGGAGGACGAGGACGATGCCGACCAGGAGCGCCCCACGGCCGCGGTGCCCGCGCTGGCGCCGCGAGGCCCGGACAAGCGGGTGCTGCTCTACGCCGGAGGCGGCCTGGCGGCGCTGCTCGTGCTGGTTGCCGTGGGCTGGGCGCTCATGCGTCCGGGCGACGGCTTCATCATGCTGGACCTGCAGGGCGTCCCCGCCGCGGTGCGTGACAACGCGCAGGTGATGCTCGACATGCAGCCGGTGCCCGTGGAGAAGGGCAGCCTGACGCTGGTGAAGACGGTGCCGTCCGGCAAGGTCTCCGTCGTGGTCAGCGCCGAGGGCTACAAGACGTTCACCCGGACGGTGGACGTCGCCGAGGGCAAGGACGTCACCTCGCTCGCCGTGGTGCTGGAGAGCCTGTCGCCCGCCGCGACGCTGATGCTCGTCACCCAGCCCGACGACGCCGAGGTGAAGGTGGACGGCAAGGTGGTGCGCGCCCAGGGCAAGTCGGACGCGTTCATCAACGACGTGCCCGTCGTCGGGCCGGAGTGGACGGTGCAGGTGAGCGCTCCGGGCCACAAGTCCCAGTCCCGGCAGGTGGCCGTGTCCGGCGGTGGCCGGGCGCAGCTGTCCGTCAAGCTGGAGCCGGTGGTGACGAAGGTGGCCGTCAAGGTCGAGTCCCGGCCGGCTGGCGCCACCATCTTCGTGGACGGGAAGGAGCTGGGGGACGTCACCCCGGCCACCATCCAGGTGCCCTCCACCGCCCGGCAGCTGCTGCTGAAGCTGAAGTGCCACGACGAGGCCGCCGTGGACGTGCCAGAGTCGGGTTCTGGGCAGGAGCCGGCCACCGCGCGCGTTGCCCTCAAGAAGGTGCGCGGCTGCCGCTAGCCCCAGGCCCGCTCCCAGCAGGGGAGCGGGCGGCCTGCTCCCCGGACGGTGGAGCGAGAGGAGGCGTGTGTCTGTGAGCAAGGTGCGCAAGGTCAACAAGGCGGATCCGCTGGCGGACCTGCCCCGGTGGGCGCAGCAGCTGGCCCGGAAGTACTACACGAAGACGGTCAGCACCTTCCTGCTCTACGGGGCGGTGAGGGACTTGCAACCGCTGCAGATGGAGGACGGCGGTCGCGGCTTCGGCACCCTGAGGACGTTCCTCTCCGAGGAGCTCTTCGGCGGACGGGACCACGTGCTGTTCTACGACCGCTCGTCCGGCATCCGCTCCGCCACGCCGGACACGCAGAAGGACCTGCAGCGGACGATGTCCGGCTACGACGCCATGTACGGCACGGACTACTCCAAGGTCATGCCGAGAGACCCGGGCCGGGCGCTCCAGATTCTGGAGAACTTCCTGCGCATGCGGGTGAGCGAGGGCAAGTCGCTGGCGCTCATCATCGACTTCGCGGAGACGCTGGTGCCGGGCGGGGAGATTTCCCACCTGTCCACCGAGGACCGCTTCGTGCTGGCCACGCTGGACAAGTGGGCGCATGACCCGCAGTTCCTCGCGGGCGACGTCTCCATCGTCCTGCTGGCGGAGAACCTGGCGGACATCTCCCCGCGCATCAGCCGCAACCCCTACGCCGCGCCGATTGAGCTGCCCCTGCCCGACGAGGAGGAGCGGCTGGAGTACGTGCGCTACAAGCTGGAGGGCAAGCGGCTCCAGTCGCTGTCGGACGTGCCGCTGGCGGGCCTGGCGAAGATGACGGCGGGCCTGTCCCGCATCAACCTGGACCGCGTGCTCACCGAGGCGCTGGAGCGGGAGATTCGCATCACCCCGGAGCTCCTCAAGGAGAAGAAGAAGGAGATCATCCAGGCGGAGTGCCACGGCCTGCTGGAGTTCATCGAGCCGGTGCACAACCTGGACGCGGTGGCCGGCCACGCGAAGGCCAAGCAGATGCTGCGGCAGGCGGCCGGGGCCCTGAAGAAGGGGCGCCTGGAGGTCATGCCCATGGGCTACCTGCTCACGGGCCCCGTGGGCACGGGCAAGACGTTCATGGTGAGCTGCTTCGCCGGGGAGATTGGAATCCCCGTGGTGAAGTTCCTCAACTTCCGCAGCCAGTGGCAGGGCGTCACCGAGTCCAACCTGGAGAAGATCTTCAACCTGCTCAAGGCCCTGTGGCCGGTGGCGGTGATGATTGACGAGGCGGACACCTTCCTGGGCAACCGCGACAGCGGCGGGGACTCGGGGACGAGCAGCCGCGTGTTCGGCTCCATTGCCTCGTTCATGGGCAACACGCAGTACCGCGGCAAGATTGTCTGGTTCCTGATGACGGCGCGTCCGGACCTGCTGCCCATCGACCTCAAGCGTCAGGGCCGCGCGGAGGAGCACATCGCGCTCTTCTACCCGCAGACGGACGTGGAGCGGGACGAGCTGTTCCAGGTCATGTCCAAGAAGACGGGCGTGTCCGTGGAGGGCATCGAGTCCTTCTCCGCGATGATTCCGGCGGGCGTGCGCCAGTTCAGCGGCGCGGACATCGAGGCCGTCATGGTGCGCTCGAAGTTCCGCGCGCTGGCGGACGGCCGGGATGCGGTGACGAAGGAGGACCTGACGCTGGTGCTGGAGGACTTCGTGCCCCCCAGCTACCCGCTGGAAATCGAGCTGCAGAACCTGGCGGCGGTGCAGGAGTGCACCAGCAAGGAGCTGCTGCCCGAGAACTTCCGCAAGCTGGACCGCGACTTCATCACCCGCCGGGTCCGCGAGCTGAAGGCGCTGCTCGAGGAGCAGTAGCCGCCTCAGGACACCCGCACCGGGATGCCCAGGTGCGGGTCGTCCACGTGCTCCACGATGGCCACGCGGTCTCCCGCGGAGAGTGCGTCGTGGAGCACGAGAATCGCCTCATTCGAATGGCGGATGCAGCCGTGGGACACGTCCGTGCCCAGCAGGGCGGGGGCGCTCGTCCCGTGCAGCTCCTCTCCTGAATGCGTGGAGCGGCGGCCGTCCGCCCAGGACAGGTCCAGGATGCGCACGCCGAAGACGTGCCGGTCGTTCCACAGCCGGGCGCCCGCGGCCTCGGCGGCGACCTGGTCCAGCTTCGCGCGGACGACCTTGAGCCCGGTGCGCGTGGGCGTGGCGGCGGCGCCGGTGGCGTTGGGGAAGATGTCCGTGAGGCGGCCGTCCGAGTCGAAGAGGAAGGTGCGGTGCTCGCGCAGGGCCACCACTACGCGCACGGGCTGGCCGGCGTAGAAGGGGGAGGGCAGGCCCCGGGACTGGCCGCGTGCGCCCGGCGCGGGGGCCAGGGTGTCCAGCGCGCGCAGGGTGGCGGCGTCCAGCGTGCCGGTGGGGCGCACGGCGGGGAAGGCGCGGGAGGCGTGAGCCTGGAAGTTCCGGAGGGCCCGGGCGGTGTGCTGGCCGTACCGGCCGTCCGCGCCGCCGTGGAGCGCGAAGCCCATGTCCAGCAGCGTGGCCTGCACGGCGCGCAGGCCGTCTCCGTGCGTACCCGGCCCGAGCACCCGCTGGCCCGAGGCCACGTCCGCGAGCTGCGGCTGGCCCGTGAAGCGTGGGTTGGCGGGAGGCTCGGGGAGGCGGGGCGGGAAGGGGACGAGGGCCGCGCCCGGCGGCTCCGCTGCCAGGCGCGAGGCGTGGATGGCGGTGTCGGCGAGCGGCTCGGACAGGCGGGGCGGGAAGGGGGCGAGGGCAGCGCCCAACTGCTCGGCAGCCCGGCTCGAGGCGCGGATGGCGGTATCGGCGAGCGGCTCGGTGAGGCGGGGCGGATTGATGAGCCGCGGGCGGCCCGGCGGCTCCGCAGCGCGGGGCAGGGTGGCGACGTGGGAGTCGACCCCAACGTTGGCGGGCATCCCGTAGGCCGGACGGGCATCCAGTGGATGGCTTGCATTCGCCGCCAGGGCACGAGGCTTCAGGGCCGGCGGCGGTTCCGCCTCCGAGACAGGCGCCGTCGATGGCCTGGGCTGGGTGTCAGGGGTGGGGAGGAGGGCGCGTGAGTCATGCTGCGAGATGGGCGTGGTCATGCACCCCCTCACTGCAAATCACCCGCCCGACTCCGGGCAGGAGTCGGCCCGACGATGGCTGAAACCCCGACCACCAAGTTCCTGAACGTCGACCTCGAGCTTCGTTGCGAGTCCGGGCTCCTGGACCTCGTCCGGGTGCTCGAGCCCCACTGCGTCGTGCTTCACGAGACGCCCCGGTTCGCATGCCTGGAGCTCGCCACGCACCCTCGCACCGTGGAGGAGGCGTTGCTCGGGTTCGGCGCGCTCATCCAGGCGCTTCCAGGGGCTCCCCGTGCCACCTGGGAGCGCTGCGAGCAGCGGAGGTTCGACATCGGGATTCATGCGGGGCTCCAGCCGCACTCCACGCCGTTCGGCTTCTCCTCGCGCGCGGTGCGCATGCTGGCGGACCTCGGGGCGGAGGTCGGCTTCACCGTCTACGCCCCGGACCTCACGGCGCGCTCAGGTTGAGCTGCCGGCCCACGGGGATGGTGCGGTGGTCCTTGATGTTGTTCCACCGCATGATGTCCTCGACGGTGACGCCGTAGCGCTGCGCCACGGACCAGAGCGTCTCGCCGTTGGCCAGCGTGTGCACCCGGCCGCCCGGCTTCGCCGCCGCCACCGTGTGCTTCGCCACCACCGTGCCGGAGCGCTCCTGCACCTGCGTCACGCCCGCGCCGTCCGGCCACACGTACAGCAGCGAGCCCACCTGCAGCGTCGGCGTGCGGCGCCCCAGGTTGTTCCACTTCTTCAGCTCGTCCACCGACACGTTGAACTTCGTGGCAATCACCCAGAGGCTGTCGCCCGACTGCACGCCGTACGTCACCCGCGTGCGGCCGTTCACCTTCTCCGTCTTCACCGGCCCCGTCGCCACCGGCCCCTTGGGCGTGCCCGCCGGCACCTCTTCCTCCGGCCGGTGCACCACCACGCCGCTGCGCCGCGCCTGCGCCACCTTGCTCGCAATCGCCCCGCCGCTCTTGCCCGCCGGCACCGGAATCACCAGCTCCATGCCCAGCTTCAGCGTCCGCGCGCTCTTGAGCTGGTTCATCTGGAGGATGGCCTCCGACGCGGTGCCGAACCGCTCGGCAATCTGCGACAGCGTGTCCCCGCGCTTCACCTTGTGGACCTTGAAGGACAGCCGCTCGGTGGGGGAGATGCGCTTGTAGTTCTCCGCGAACTGCGTCCCCGCACCCCGGGGCAGCCGCAGCTTGTACGGCTTCTTCTCGCTCGCCGGCGGCGTGCACCAGCGCTTCAGCTCCGGGTTCAGGTCCTGCACCGCCTTGACGGGTACCCCCGCCGCGCGCGCCACCACGTCCAGGTCCGCCGCGTCCGTGAGCTCCGCCTCGTCGAACTCCAGCACCGGCTCGGGCTCGAACTCCGACTCCGAGAAGCCGAACGCCGACGGGTGCTTGGCCACCAGCGCCGCGGCAATCAGCTTGGGCACGTAGTGCTTCGTCTCCTTCGCCAGCCCGCGCTCCTCCGACAGCACCCAGAAGTCGTTCGTCCCGTGCCGCTCCACCATCCGCCGCACGCGCCCGGAGCCCGTGTTGTACCCGGCCCACGCCAGGTACCAGTGCCCCAGCTCCCGCTTGAGGTCCTTCAGGTACGACGCCGCGGCGTGCGTGGCCTTGATGGGATCTCTCCGCTCGTCCACCCAGAAGTCCTGCTTCAGCCCGTACTGCTTGCCCGTGCTGGAGATGAACTGCCAGGGCCCGGCGGCGTGCGCCCACGAGTACGCGTGCGCGGAGAAGCCGCTCTCAATCATCGCCAGGTACACCGTGTCCTTCGGCAGCCCGTACTGCTCGAGAATCGGCTGCATCACCGGCACGTACCGCGCCGCGCGCGACATCCACTTGCGGAACCAGCGCCGCCCCGGCCCCTGGAAGAACTGGATGTACTGCGCCACCAGCGGCTGCATCTCCACCGGGATGTCGTAGCGGTCCTGAATCTGCCCCACGTCGAACGTGGCCACGTCGGTGATGAGCGGCAGCGGCGCCAGCGAGTCGTCCTCGCGGAACGTCGGCTCGTCCAGCGCGTCCAGCATCCGCATCCGCAGCGGGTTGGCCAGCCCCAGCCGGCGCAGCGACTGCATCACCTCCGCGCTGGGCCGGGCCGCCGGGTCCAGCGTCGCCCCCTCCAGCGCGCGCAGCTCCTCGAGCTCCGCGGACTCGGACTCCACCTCTTCACTGGTGGCCTCCGGCTCCTCCACCGCCGTCGGGGCCTCGGCCTCCGGCTCCTGGGGCACCTCACCCGTCAGCAGGCGCTTCTCGTCGGACGCCAGCACGCGCATGCCCGGAGGCGGGGGCGGCATCGGCGGGGAAATGCTCTCCGAGGCGGGAAGCGAGGCCAGGGTCAGCAGGAGCAGGGAGAGAGGCGGCATGGCGTCGCAGGTCCGGTGCGCCCAGAAGCAGGCGAAGGCCGAAGTATTCGCGCTTTTTCTTGACAGTCAAACAAGGAGTCGCCGCGTGTGCCTGTTCGCCGGACGCCGCGTGGGGGCAGGCGTCCAGGCGAGGACTACGGCTTCGCGGGCTTTTCCACGGACGCCGGCTTCCCGTGCCCCGGCCCCAGGATTCGCGGCAGGTAGGTCGCGAAGTCGAAGTGGGGGGAGTTCTCCGGGTTGTGGCAGGTGACGCACAGGGCCTCGCCCGGCGAGGCGATGATGTTGTCCTTCTCCGGTGCGTCCGCGTGCAGCGAGCCCGGGCCGTGGCAGCCCTCACAGCCCACGTCCTCGCGGCCGGCCACCTTGTCCAGGCGGCACACGCCCCCGGGCTGCTCCCAGCCCGTCACGTGGCAGCTGGTGCAGTTGAGGTGGAACTGCTTGCCCATCCCCTCCAGCGTCTCCCACGCGTGGGAGTGCTTTGTCTTCTCCCACTGGGGAAAGGCCTCTTCGTGGCAGGTGCGGCAGGGCTCGTTGCCCACGAAGGCCGCCTGGCCCTTGGCGGGGGCGGGGCAGTCCTGCCCGTGCTCCTTCGCCCAGGCCAGGTTCATCTTCCCCACGTCCCCGTCATAGGCCGCCACCAGGGCCTGCGCGTCCGGGTGCGAGGGCAGGCTGGACTCCAGCGGGACGAAGCGCAGGGTGAAGCCGTTGACGCCCTCCGTGGTGGGTGGCGGGGCCGACAGCAGCGCCTGCTTGCGGGCCACCAGCTCGTCGCGCTTGCCCTGCTTGAGCGCCTTCAGCTTCGGGTCCACACCGGGGAGGTTGATTTCCTTGTCCAGCAGCGCCAGCCGCTGGTCCAGCGCGGCCGCCTCGCGGTCCAGGTCCGCCTGGCCCTTCTGCAGCGTGAAGGCGCCCTTCTGGGGCGCGTAGCCCAGGTCCACGCGCAACAGCGAGCGCCCCTTGCTCTGCAGGGCCACCACCGGCACGCCCGCGCGCACCAGCTTGTTCTGCTCGCCGCTGA
The window above is part of the Pyxidicoccus xibeiensis genome. Proteins encoded here:
- a CDS encoding serine/threonine protein kinase; the encoded protein is MTTTQPKRQPIPFGKYLLLDRINIGGMAEVWRGKQFGASGFERLVAIKRILPNIAEDEEFISMFIDEAKISVQLTHANIASIYELGQIASSYFISMEYIPGKDMRAIFDRCRKKGEPAPVPLVAFCVSKMCEGLDYAHRKKDGMGRDMNIVHRDISPQNILISFEGEVKVIDFGIAKAAGKATKTQAGILKGKFGYMSPEQIRGLPLDRRSDVFAIGVCLYEMLTGERLFVGDSDFSVLEKVRKAEVPPPSTYNRRIPEALEKIVLKALAKDVDERYQYASELGDDLQRYLITSETIFGRKDLMQYMKSTFAEEVEREKQRLSEYADIKPPDGMLAALEAASFNSMPGQPSAAALAAAQAAAQQAAAQPPVAVPVVQPMAPLPARATASLPPVSAGGVRRSPTLAALPKLTAATAAPAPKEDEVQATQLVSSDHVFDDSPEPTTQPGAAIGRAVTPLESKAVQPEGEDEEPITGKTSVIGPPASSQLPSAPRLSQANMPVTVPPPSLSPAMPGRASVSMPTLSPVDASPPTLRPGGRGSQGGDGLPRIARDAPLDVSPGHSRTSQPPSVASSRNAPQMEDEDDADQERPTAAVPALAPRGPDKRVLLYAGGGLAALLVLVAVGWALMRPGDGFIMLDLQGVPAAVRDNAQVMLDMQPVPVEKGSLTLVKTVPSGKVSVVVSAEGYKTFTRTVDVAEGKDVTSLAVVLESLSPAATLMLVTQPDDAEVKVDGKVVRAQGKSDAFINDVPVVGPEWTVQVSAPGHKSQSRQVAVSGGGRAQLSVKLEPVVTKVAVKVESRPAGATIFVDGKELGDVTPATIQVPSTARQLLLKLKCHDEAAVDVPESGSGQEPATARVALKKVRGCR
- a CDS encoding ABC transporter ATP-binding protein is translated as MIHARDIVKEYVDGDGTLVRVLDGMSLEVADGDFVAVVGPSGSGKSTLLHLLGGLDVHYKGEVEVGGVKLGSLDDKALARFRNTHVGFVFQSFHLIPNLSALENVLLPSHFGAPQADARKRAEAMLERVGLGAKKDRAPVRLSGGERQRVAIARALYGGPKLLLCDEPTGNLDSATGDGVIQLFKELHREGLTVLAVTHEERMSAAARRVLRLKEGRLVEERADLHLATRGAP
- a CDS encoding ABC transporter permease — encoded protein: MRLDALARLVRLSLARERKGAFFSAFGVAMGVGALVFFLGLGLGVGRVIREKIFPTDARLVDVVPSAVSLGSLLGGGKLDAATVERLAALPGVEATYRKMNVRVPAVTRYDGVFFGTKLRMGLEVLAVGVEPGLVKGDVQLGEFKDGGEGQPIPALISTRLLELYNKTFAPARKLPQLSASMLVGFGFPVEFNRSYVAASASGPTRMAQTQVVGASDRAMFAGITIPLEAAVRINRESGVDADSYSGVTLVAKDPSQVPALIDAVKGMGLEIDDQERRMAENTGAAVALITAALALLSILICLLAAVNIAHALSASVRARAKEIGVMQAVGASRSDVRGIVLAEAAVVGLAGGAAGTAIALLMAFGVNRLATGYLPNFPYKPDSFFSFPWPVVVGGVLLGLFAALVGAYFPSRRAAATDPARTLAG